Proteins from a genomic interval of Quercus lobata isolate SW786 chromosome 11, ValleyOak3.0 Primary Assembly, whole genome shotgun sequence:
- the LOC115968710 gene encoding uncharacterized protein LOC115968710, with product MSSIGQSILMALTVTVNKYASSNVQAVHRSERKRPTSTNTNSTSTDIARRGLLLSTVLAATQITDSRTELLQKYLKKSDENKTKNDKERLDSYYKRNYKDYFEFVEGSLKGKEGQQLTESEKGILDWLKSNK from the exons ATGAGTTCAATAGGCCAAAGTATTCTGATGGCACTGACTGTCACAGTGAACAAGTATGCTTCATCAAACGTGCAGGCAGTTCATAGAAGTGAAAGAAAAAGACCAACCTCAACCAACACCAACTCTACCTCTACAGACATAGCAAGGAGAGGCCTCCTTTTGTCCACAGTGCTTGCTGCTACTCAAATTACTGACTCCAGAACTGAGCTTCTTCAAA AGTATTTGAAGAAGTCAGACGAAAACAAGACCAAAAATGACAAGGAG AGATTGGATAGTTATTACAAGCGTAATTACAAGGACTACTTTGAGTTTGTGGAAGGATCTTTGAAAGGGAAAGAAGGGCAGCAGCTTACAGAATCAGAGAAGGGTATTCTCGATTGGCTTAAAAGTAACAAATGA
- the LOC115968071 gene encoding magnesium transporter MRS2-3-like isoform X1 — MRGGGHVPNNPPPKPGLSITDEDPDTARPISAPHRKKATGVRAWMVVDSTGQAEVIEAGKHAIMRRTGLPARDLRILDPLLSYPSTVLGRERAIVINLEHIKAIITAQEVLLLNSRDPSVTPFVEELQRRILRHHHATTAQEGNGDDSNWSNLYDLGEPQSRAGSPVNLSQGFPQFQDQDEEGKAEGKQGLDNQDGMKVLPFEFVALEACLEAACSCLENEAKTLELEAHPALDKLTSKISTLNLERVRQIKSRLVAITGRVQKVRDELEHLLDDDEDMAELYLTEKLLQQNLENSSASTLSENDNMDDEVLGLDMDDRIPAEISAEAGGGSASYKSELQNINNSLEQPYGVSKALSRDSHGIHTSTTHSVTGKHLDVEELEMLLEAYFVQIDGTLNKLSTLREYVDDTEDYINIMLDDKQNHLLQMGVMLTTATMILSAFVVVAGIFGMNINIEMFNNTQLGMSRFLWVVGGSCTGSIFIYVIAIAWCKHKRLLE; from the exons ATGAGGGGAGGTGGTCATGTTCCGAATAACCCACCACCCAAACCGGGTCTATCCATAACCGATGAAGATCCAGACACGGCCCGACCCATCTCCGCCCCTCACCGGAAGAAGGCCACGGGGGTGAGAGCTTGGATGGTGGTGGACTCCACGGGCCAAGCGGAGGTGATTGAGGCTGGTAAACATGCTATCATGAGACGAACGGGTCTGCCCGCCCGTGACCTTCGGATCTTGGACCCGCTTCTCTCGTACCCGTCAACCGTGTTGGGTCGAGAGCGAGCAATTGTGATCAATCTGGAGCACATCAAGGCTATCATCACAGCCCAAGAGGTTCTCTTGCTTAATTCTCGTGACCCATCTGTCACCCCTTTTGTTGAAGAGCTTCAGAGAAGGATTTTGCGTCATCACCACGCCACCACTGCTCAG GAGGGCAATGGTGATGATTCAAACTGGTCAAATTTGTATGACTTGGGAGAGCCACAATCAAGAGCCGGTAGTCCTGTAAATTTATCTCAAGGGTTTCCACAGTTTCAGGATCAGGATGAGGAAGGCAAGGCAGAGGGGAAACAAGGCCTTGACAATCAAGATGGAATGAAAGTTCTTCCATTTGAGTTTGTTGCATTGGAAGCATGCCTTGAGGCTGCTTGCAGTTGCTTAGAAAATGAA GCAAAGACATTGGAGCTGGAGGCTCATCCAGCCTTAGACAAGCTGACTTCAAAGATTAGTACGCTTAATTTGGAGCGTGTCCGGCAAATTAAAAGTCGTTTGGTTGCAATAACTGGACGTGTTCAAAAG GTTAGGGATGAACTAGAACACTTGctggatgatgatgaagatatgGCCGAGCTGTATCTTACGGAGAAGTTGCTCCAACAAAACCTTGAAAATTCATCTGCTTCCACTCTAAGTGAGAATGACAACATGGATGATGAAGTTCTTGGATTAGACATGGATGATAG AATACCTGCTGAAATCTCAGCAGAAGCTGGCGGGGGTTCTGCTAGTTACAAAAGTGAACTTCAAAACATCAACAATTCCCTGGAGCAACCATATGGTGTGTCTAAAGCACTTAGTAGGGACAGCCATGGGATCCATACTAGTACTACTCACAGTGTTACAGGCAAGCACCTGGATGTGGAGGAGCTTGAAATGCTGTTGGAGGCATATTTTGTGCAAATTGATGGTACACTAAACAAACTATCCACG CTTAGGGAGTATGTTGATGATACAGAGGACTACATCAACATAATGCTGGATGACAAACAGAACCATCTCCTGCAAATGGGAGTCATGTTGACAACAGCAACCATGATTTTGAGTGCATTTGTTGTGGTTGCTGGTATTTTTGGCATGAATATCAATATCGAGATGTTTAATAATACTCAATTAGGGATGTCAAGGTTCCTATGGGTTGTTGGGGGCAGTTGCACTGGCAGTATTTTCATATATGTGATTGCTATCGCCTGGTGTAAGCACAAGCGCTTACTAGAGTAG
- the LOC115968892 gene encoding magnesium transporter MRS2-3-like — protein MGGSIPAHKSELALTQSPQQVRATASGPKKKGTVRAWLVLNTTGQAQVLEAGKSEIMSRTGLPGRDLRSLDPVLSYPSSILGRERAIVINLENIKAIVTHNEVLLLNSRDPSVTPFIEELQKRLHFHYYSCHAQEADDEVSNKNNVHELEDLKSRIGSSQRFSKRFSKFMDQDESIKMEDEVESKDGSEVLPFEFVALEACLEATCSRLDSEARTLEKEAHPALDKLTSSISTLNLERVRQIKSRLVAITGRVQKVRDELEHLLNDDGDMAEMYLTEKFQQSLENSSTSSINERDDTDDEEFQSAIDDRVAAEISSEVSESANDTHSAMVKNFDVKELEMLLEPYFVQIDGTLNTVSTLREYVDDTEDYLNIMLDDKQNHLLQMGVLLSTATVVVNSFIVVAGILGMNIRFNLFNDVPPGNTRFLWTCGGGTFSCIVLYIFAIAWYKQKRLLER, from the exons ATGGGTGGTTCTATTCCTGCTCACAAGTCTGAGTTAGCTCTGACCCAAAGTCCACAGCAGGTCCGAGCCACAGCGAGCGGGCCTAAAAAGAAGGGAACAGTTCGAGCCTGGTTGGTGCTGAACACAACAGGCCAGGCCCAGGTGTTAGAGGCCGGAAAGTCTGAGATCATGAGCCGCACGGGCTTGCCAGGCAGGGACCTTCGGAGCCTGGACCCAGTCCTGTCATACCCATCAAGCATTTTGGGGCGTGAGAGGGCCATAGTGATCAATCTTGAGAATATTAAAGCCATTGTTACGCACAACGAGGTTCTTTTGCTGAACTCAAGGGACCCATCTGTCACACCCTTTATTGAGGAGCTTCAGAAACGGCTTCACTTTCATTACTATTCCTGTCATGCCCAG GAGgctgatgatgaagtttctaaCAAGAATAATGTACATGAATTGGAAGATTTGAAATCAAGGATTGGTAGTTCTCAAAGGTTCTCCAAAAGATTTTCAAAGTTCATGGATCAAGATGAGTCAATTAAGATGGAGGATGAAGTTGAGAGTAAAGATGGATCAGAGGTTCTTCCATTTGAGTTTGTTGCATTGGAAGCATGCCTTGAGGCTACTTGTAGTCGCTTAGATAGTGAA GCCAGGACATTGGAGAAAGAGGCTCATCCAGCCTTAGATAAACTGACTTCAAGTATTAGTACGCTCAACTTGGAACGTGTTCGTCAAATCAAAAGCCGCTTGGTTGCAATAACAGGACGTGTTCAAAAG GTAAGGGATGAATTAGAACACTTACTAAATGATGATGGAGATATGGCTGAGATGTATCTAACTGAAAAGTTTCAACAAAGCCTAGAAAATTCTTCTACTTCCTCTATAAATGAGAGAGATGACACGGATGATGAAGAATTTCAATCAGCCATTGATGATAG GGTGGCAGCTGAAATCTCATCTGAAGTTAGTGAGTCTGCTAACGATACTCACAGTGCTATGGTCAAGAACTTTGATGTTAAGGAGCTTGAAATGCTCTTGGAGCCGTACTTCGTGCAAATTGATGGTACATTAAACACAGTATCCACG CTGAGGGAGTATGTAGACGACACAGAGGACTACCTCAACATAATGCTTGATGACAAACAGAACCATCTCCTGCAAATGGGGGTTCTATTATCAACAGCAACCGTTGTGGTGAATTCCTTTATTGTTGTGGCTGGAATTTTAGGTATGAACATCAGATTCAATCTATTCAATGACGTACCACCTGGGAATACAAGATTTCTATGGACTTGTGGAGGCGGCACGTTCTCTTGCATAGTCTTGTATATCTTTGCTATTGCCTGGTATAAACAAAAGCGATTGCTAGaaagatga
- the LOC115968071 gene encoding magnesium transporter MRS2-3-like isoform X2, with the protein MRGGGHVPNNPPPKPGLSITDEDPDTARPISAPHRKKATGVRAWMVVDSTGQAEVIEAGKHAIMRRTGLPARDLRILDPLLSYPSTVLGRERAIVINLEHIKAIITAQEVLLLNSRDPSVTPFVEELQRRILRHHHATTAQEGNGDDSNWSNLYDLGEPQSRAGSPVNLSQGFPQFQDQDEEGKAEGKQGLDNQDGMKVLPFEFVALEACLEAACSCLENEAKTLELEAHPALDKLTSKISTLNLERVRQIKSRLVAITGRVQKVRDELEHLLDDDEDMAELYLTEKLLQQNLENSSASTLSENDNMDDEVLGLDMDDRIPAEISAEAGGGSASYKSELQNINNSLEQPYGVSKALSRDSHGIHTSTTHSVTGKHLDVEELEMLLEAYFVQIDGTLNKLSTGVC; encoded by the exons ATGAGGGGAGGTGGTCATGTTCCGAATAACCCACCACCCAAACCGGGTCTATCCATAACCGATGAAGATCCAGACACGGCCCGACCCATCTCCGCCCCTCACCGGAAGAAGGCCACGGGGGTGAGAGCTTGGATGGTGGTGGACTCCACGGGCCAAGCGGAGGTGATTGAGGCTGGTAAACATGCTATCATGAGACGAACGGGTCTGCCCGCCCGTGACCTTCGGATCTTGGACCCGCTTCTCTCGTACCCGTCAACCGTGTTGGGTCGAGAGCGAGCAATTGTGATCAATCTGGAGCACATCAAGGCTATCATCACAGCCCAAGAGGTTCTCTTGCTTAATTCTCGTGACCCATCTGTCACCCCTTTTGTTGAAGAGCTTCAGAGAAGGATTTTGCGTCATCACCACGCCACCACTGCTCAG GAGGGCAATGGTGATGATTCAAACTGGTCAAATTTGTATGACTTGGGAGAGCCACAATCAAGAGCCGGTAGTCCTGTAAATTTATCTCAAGGGTTTCCACAGTTTCAGGATCAGGATGAGGAAGGCAAGGCAGAGGGGAAACAAGGCCTTGACAATCAAGATGGAATGAAAGTTCTTCCATTTGAGTTTGTTGCATTGGAAGCATGCCTTGAGGCTGCTTGCAGTTGCTTAGAAAATGAA GCAAAGACATTGGAGCTGGAGGCTCATCCAGCCTTAGACAAGCTGACTTCAAAGATTAGTACGCTTAATTTGGAGCGTGTCCGGCAAATTAAAAGTCGTTTGGTTGCAATAACTGGACGTGTTCAAAAG GTTAGGGATGAACTAGAACACTTGctggatgatgatgaagatatgGCCGAGCTGTATCTTACGGAGAAGTTGCTCCAACAAAACCTTGAAAATTCATCTGCTTCCACTCTAAGTGAGAATGACAACATGGATGATGAAGTTCTTGGATTAGACATGGATGATAG AATACCTGCTGAAATCTCAGCAGAAGCTGGCGGGGGTTCTGCTAGTTACAAAAGTGAACTTCAAAACATCAACAATTCCCTGGAGCAACCATATGGTGTGTCTAAAGCACTTAGTAGGGACAGCCATGGGATCCATACTAGTACTACTCACAGTGTTACAGGCAAGCACCTGGATGTGGAGGAGCTTGAAATGCTGTTGGAGGCATATTTTGTGCAAATTGATGGTACACTAAACAAACTATCCACG GGAGTATGTTGA